One segment of Rhizobium leguminosarum DNA contains the following:
- the uca gene encoding urea carboxylase has product MFTKVLIANRGEIAVRVIRTLKRMGIASVAVYSDADRFSKPALTADEAVRLGPAPAAESYLDVDAVIAACKATGAQAVHPGYGFLSENIGFAERLAAEGIAFIGPRPEHLSAFGLKHTARELAKASGVPLLPGTDLLQSVDEALSAAETVGYPVMLKSTAGGGGIGMQLCADAASLKASFESVQRTARASFGDARVYIERFVAEARHVEVQIFGDGKGGVIALGERDCSLQRRNQKVVEETPAPGLSSETRARLHKAAVDLGCSVSYESAGTVEFIYDPQREEFYFLEVNTRLQVEHPVTEAVFGIDLVEWMIRQAAGEDVLSGARGLTPKGAAIEMRVYAEMPHADFRPSAGLLTEVVFPDNARVDGWIETGTEVTPFYDPMLAKLIVAAEDRPAAIEKLKAALAETSISGIETNLDYLRTIAASELLASAKVATTALRDFAFVPDVVEVLAPGAQSSIQELPGRLGLWHVGVPPSGPMDERSFRHANRLVGNADVTAALELTVSGPTLRFYADQTIALAGARMPMTCDGVKLPHDTPVTIRAGQVLSIGSIEGPGQRAYLAVARGFAAPVVLGSRATFGLGQFGGNATGTLKTGHVLHFARQVPAEPATPATEPAALTREWDVGVVYGPHGAPDFFQDGDIETLFSTAYEVHFNSARTGVRLIGPAPVWARRDGGEAGLHPSNLHDNAYAIGAIDFTGDMPIILGPDGPSLGGFVCPAVIARDEQWKMGQFKPGDLIRFHAVVRPEDPIAGPAVRRVTEETGSPIVGISEDGPVSVVYRRQGDDNLLVEYGPMTLDIALRLRVHLLMQAVIEARLPGVVDLTPGIRSLQIHYDGTQLTRRRLLGLLSEIEATLPAAQEVTVPSRIVHLPLSWNDPDAELAMRKYQELVRPNAPWCPSNIEFIRRINGLPDEQAVRDIVFDASYLVLGLGDVYLGAPVATPTDPRHRLVTTKYNPARTWTPENAVGIGGAYMCIYGMEGPGGYQLFGRTIQVWNTWRETPAFARGKPWLLNFFDQIRFFPVSNQELTEARAAFPHGGYPIRIEETEFSYAAYEKELQANSASIGRFKATQQAAFDTERQRWKEAGLDSFVTDEGTGESPDGDIPDGCFGVASAVPGNIWKLLVEPGASVAAGDTLAIIESMKMEINVTAHAAGRVRDLRAGPGRNVKAGDIIVVLEEC; this is encoded by the coding sequence ATGTTCACCAAGGTCCTTATCGCCAATCGCGGCGAGATCGCCGTCCGCGTCATCCGCACATTGAAGAGGATGGGCATCGCCTCGGTCGCCGTCTATTCCGATGCCGATCGGTTCTCGAAGCCGGCGCTGACCGCCGACGAGGCCGTGCGCCTCGGCCCGGCGCCTGCTGCCGAAAGCTATCTTGACGTCGATGCCGTCATCGCCGCCTGCAAGGCGACGGGAGCCCAGGCCGTGCATCCGGGCTACGGCTTTCTCTCGGAGAATATCGGCTTTGCCGAGCGGCTTGCTGCCGAAGGCATCGCCTTCATCGGCCCACGGCCGGAACATCTGTCGGCCTTCGGCCTGAAGCACACGGCGCGCGAATTGGCGAAAGCCAGCGGCGTGCCGCTGCTGCCCGGCACCGATCTCTTGCAGAGCGTCGACGAGGCGCTTTCGGCTGCCGAGACCGTCGGTTATCCCGTCATGCTGAAAAGCACGGCCGGCGGCGGCGGCATCGGCATGCAGCTCTGCGCCGATGCAGCAAGCCTCAAGGCCTCTTTCGAAAGCGTGCAGCGGACCGCGCGCGCCAGCTTCGGCGATGCGCGCGTCTACATCGAGCGTTTCGTTGCCGAAGCGCGCCATGTCGAGGTGCAGATCTTCGGCGACGGCAAGGGTGGAGTGATTGCGCTCGGCGAACGCGACTGCTCGCTGCAGCGGCGGAACCAGAAGGTGGTCGAGGAAACGCCTGCGCCTGGTCTTTCCTCGGAGACAAGGGCGCGGCTGCACAAGGCGGCGGTCGATTTGGGATGCTCGGTCTCCTATGAATCGGCCGGCACCGTCGAATTCATCTATGATCCCCAGCGCGAGGAATTTTATTTCCTCGAGGTCAATACCCGCCTGCAGGTCGAGCATCCCGTCACGGAAGCCGTTTTCGGCATCGACCTCGTCGAATGGATGATCCGGCAGGCGGCCGGCGAGGACGTGCTCTCGGGCGCCAGGGGCCTGACGCCGAAGGGTGCGGCGATCGAGATGCGTGTTTATGCCGAGATGCCGCATGCCGATTTCCGTCCGAGTGCCGGCCTGCTGACTGAGGTCGTCTTCCCGGACAATGCCCGCGTCGACGGCTGGATCGAGACGGGAACCGAGGTCACGCCCTTCTACGACCCGATGCTCGCCAAATTGATCGTGGCGGCGGAAGACCGGCCGGCGGCGATCGAGAAGCTGAAGGCAGCACTCGCCGAAACATCGATATCGGGCATCGAGACCAATCTCGATTATTTGAGAACGATCGCCGCTTCCGAATTGCTGGCCAGCGCCAAAGTGGCGACGACGGCGCTACGCGACTTCGCCTTCGTTCCCGATGTCGTCGAGGTGCTTGCGCCCGGGGCGCAATCGAGCATTCAGGAACTGCCGGGGCGGCTCGGCCTGTGGCACGTCGGCGTACCGCCGAGCGGGCCGATGGACGAACGCTCCTTCCGCCATGCCAACCGGCTGGTCGGCAATGCCGATGTGACGGCTGCGCTGGAGTTGACCGTTTCCGGTCCGACGCTGCGGTTTTATGCCGACCAGACGATCGCGCTTGCCGGCGCGCGGATGCCCATGACATGCGACGGCGTAAAATTGCCGCATGACACCCCGGTGACAATCCGGGCCGGCCAGGTCCTGTCGATCGGTTCGATCGAAGGACCGGGACAACGCGCCTATCTCGCCGTCGCCCGTGGTTTTGCCGCTCCCGTCGTGCTCGGCTCGAGGGCGACCTTCGGCCTCGGCCAATTCGGCGGCAATGCCACCGGCACGCTGAAAACGGGGCATGTGCTGCATTTTGCCCGCCAAGTGCCGGCCGAACCGGCAACGCCTGCGACGGAGCCGGCCGCCTTGACGCGCGAATGGGATGTCGGCGTCGTTTACGGCCCGCACGGCGCGCCTGATTTCTTTCAGGACGGGGATATCGAGACGCTGTTTTCGACGGCTTACGAGGTACATTTCAACAGCGCCCGCACCGGCGTTCGCCTCATCGGCCCGGCCCCGGTTTGGGCGCGCCGCGATGGCGGCGAGGCGGGGCTGCACCCCTCCAACCTGCACGACAATGCCTATGCGATCGGGGCGATCGATTTCACCGGCGACATGCCGATCATTCTCGGTCCTGACGGCCCGAGCCTTGGCGGCTTCGTTTGCCCGGCGGTGATTGCCCGGGACGAGCAGTGGAAGATGGGCCAGTTCAAGCCCGGCGACCTCATCCGTTTTCATGCAGTAGTGCGACCGGAAGACCCGATCGCCGGCCCTGCAGTGCGGCGGGTCACGGAAGAGACAGGCTCGCCGATCGTCGGCATCAGCGAGGATGGCCCGGTTTCCGTCGTTTATCGCCGCCAGGGCGACGACAATCTGCTCGTCGAATATGGGCCGATGACGCTCGATATCGCGCTGCGGCTGCGGGTGCACCTGCTGATGCAGGCAGTCATCGAGGCCCGCCTTCCCGGCGTCGTCGACCTCACCCCCGGCATCCGTTCCCTGCAGATCCATTACGACGGCACGCAGTTGACGCGCCGGCGCCTGCTGGGATTGCTCTCCGAGATCGAGGCGACGCTTCCGGCAGCCCAGGAGGTCACGGTGCCGAGCCGCATCGTGCATCTGCCGCTGTCCTGGAACGATCCGGATGCGGAGCTTGCGATGCGCAAATATCAGGAACTCGTTCGCCCGAACGCACCCTGGTGCCCATCGAATATCGAGTTCATCCGCCGCATCAACGGCCTTCCCGACGAGCAGGCCGTCCGCGATATCGTCTTTGATGCAAGCTATCTGGTGCTCGGTCTCGGCGACGTCTATCTCGGCGCGCCGGTTGCGACCCCGACCGATCCACGCCACCGCCTCGTGACGACGAAATACAATCCCGCCCGCACCTGGACGCCGGAAAATGCCGTCGGCATCGGCGGCGCCTATATGTGCATTTACGGCATGGAAGGACCGGGCGGCTACCAGCTCTTCGGCCGCACCATCCAGGTCTGGAACACATGGCGGGAGACACCGGCCTTTGCCAGGGGCAAACCCTGGCTGCTGAACTTCTTCGACCAGATCCGGTTCTTCCCGGTCAGCAACCAGGAACTGACGGAGGCGCGCGCCGCCTTCCCGCATGGCGGCTATCCGATCCGGATCGAGGAAACGGAATTCTCCTATGCCGCCTACGAGAAGGAATTGCAGGCGAATTCGGCGTCGATCGGTCGCTTCAAGGCAACGCAGCAGGCCGCCTTCGATACTGAGCGCCAGCGCTGGAAGGAAGCCGGGCTCGACAGCTTCGTCACCGATGAAGGCACTGGCGAAAGCCCGGATGGGGATATTCCCGACGGCTGCTTCGGGGTTGCCAGCGCCGTGCCCGGCAATATCTGGAAATTGCTGGTCGAGCCGGGTGCCTCGGTTGCGGCCGGCGATACACTCGCCATCATCGAATCGATGAAAATGGAAATCAACGTCACCGCCCATGCGGCAGGCCGCGTCCGCGACCTGCGCGCCGGGCCGGGAAGAAACGTCAAAGCCGGCGATATCATCGTCGTTCTGGAGGAATGCTGA
- the atzF gene encoding allophanate hydrolase, whose amino-acid sequence MLPTILDLSSLRAAYQSGLTPLDAIEEVITRRAASKDPAIFITPVPDDELRAAAKALMARAPEANSLPLWGVPFAVKDNIDAAGLPTTAACPAYAYRPEADSTVVARLKAAGAIIIGKTNLDQFATGLSGTRSPYGAPRSVFDAAYISGGSSSGSAVTVASGLAAFALGTDTAGSGRVPAAFNNLVGIKPTPGLLPNTGAIPACKSVDCITIFAATVGDGVAIRKVAEGFDAADPFSRRAKPAKLPVSGLRIGVLTDAEREFFGDKEVEALYDQAIERAKALGATIVPFDYAPFREAAALLYDGPWVAERLAAVETFLATNAADFDPTVRGIIEGAKGKTAVEAFNGRYRLEELRRKTEAEWEKADVLLLPTAPTTYSVADMLANPVVLNGRLGRYTNFVNLLDCAAIAVPAGFGKGGLPGGVTVIAPAFTDDALAPLADALHRAAGSGMGIDRQTAIPEASRVVPGDDGFIEIVVVGAHLTGMPLNHELAGSGGHLVKTCRTAGDYRLFVLPNTTPPKPGLLREPGHKGQGLEVEVWALPADAFGRFVQKIPAPLGIGKLTLEDGSSVSGFVCEAHAVKGAEEITALGGWRNYISAKLAS is encoded by the coding sequence ATGCTGCCGACCATCCTCGATCTCTCAAGCCTTCGCGCCGCCTATCAATCCGGCCTGACGCCGCTCGACGCCATCGAAGAGGTGATCACGCGGCGTGCCGCCTCGAAAGATCCGGCGATCTTCATCACCCCGGTGCCGGATGACGAGCTGCGCGCGGCCGCAAAAGCGCTGATGGCACGCGCGCCCGAGGCAAACAGCCTGCCGCTCTGGGGCGTTCCCTTCGCCGTCAAAGACAATATCGATGCCGCCGGCCTGCCGACGACCGCGGCTTGCCCTGCCTATGCGTATCGGCCGGAAGCCGACTCCACCGTCGTTGCCCGGTTGAAGGCGGCCGGCGCCATCATCATCGGCAAGACCAATCTCGACCAGTTCGCGACCGGCCTCAGCGGCACGCGCTCGCCCTATGGCGCGCCACGTTCGGTCTTCGATGCGGCCTATATCTCCGGCGGTTCGAGCTCCGGATCGGCGGTCACGGTGGCCTCCGGCCTCGCCGCCTTCGCGCTCGGGACCGATACGGCCGGCTCCGGCCGCGTGCCTGCCGCCTTCAACAATCTGGTCGGCATCAAGCCGACGCCGGGTCTCTTGCCGAATACCGGCGCCATACCGGCCTGCAAGAGCGTCGACTGCATCACCATCTTTGCCGCGACCGTCGGCGACGGTGTTGCGATCCGCAAGGTCGCCGAAGGCTTCGATGCCGCCGATCCTTTCTCGCGTCGCGCCAAACCGGCGAAGCTGCCGGTGTCGGGCTTGCGCATCGGCGTCCTGACCGATGCCGAGCGGGAGTTCTTCGGCGACAAGGAGGTGGAGGCGCTCTACGATCAGGCGATCGAGCGGGCCAAAGCACTCGGCGCAACCATCGTGCCGTTCGACTACGCGCCATTCCGCGAGGCTGCCGCCCTTCTCTATGACGGGCCGTGGGTCGCCGAACGTCTGGCGGCGGTCGAGACCTTCCTTGCCACCAACGCGGCCGATTTCGACCCGACGGTCAGAGGAATTATCGAAGGCGCCAAGGGCAAGACCGCGGTCGAGGCTTTCAACGGCCGATACCGGCTGGAGGAATTGCGCCGCAAGACCGAGGCCGAATGGGAAAAGGCCGATGTGCTTCTGCTGCCGACCGCACCGACCACTTACTCGGTCGCCGACATGCTGGCCAATCCCGTCGTGCTCAACGGCCGCCTCGGTCGCTACACCAATTTCGTCAACCTGCTCGATTGCGCGGCGATCGCCGTTCCGGCCGGCTTCGGCAAAGGTGGGCTGCCGGGCGGCGTTACCGTCATCGCGCCCGCCTTCACCGACGATGCGCTGGCGCCGCTTGCCGATGCGCTGCACCGTGCAGCAGGTTCCGGCATGGGCATCGACCGGCAGACGGCAATACCGGAAGCGAGCCGTGTTGTGCCTGGCGATGACGGTTTCATCGAAATCGTGGTCGTCGGTGCGCATCTGACCGGCATGCCGCTCAATCACGAACTGGCAGGCTCGGGCGGGCATCTGGTCAAGACCTGCCGCACGGCCGGGGATTATCGCCTCTTCGTTCTGCCCAATACTACGCCGCCGAAACCGGGGCTGCTGCGCGAACCCGGCCATAAGGGTCAGGGGCTAGAGGTCGAGGTCTGGGCACTGCCGGCCGATGCTTTCGGCAGGTTCGTCCAGAAGATTCCGGCACCCCTCGGCATCGGCAAGCTCACGCTCGAAGACGGTTCCAGCGTCTCCGGCTTCGTCTGCGAGGCCCATGCGGTGAAAGGTGCCGAGGAAATCACCGCGCTTGGCGGCTGGCGCAACTATATCAGCGCCAAGCTGGCGAGCTGA
- a CDS encoding ABC transporter ATP-binding protein, with product MSELVIEKVWKEYGDQIVLEDVSLTVASRAFVALVGPSGCGKSTFLRMLLGQERPTRGTILLDGEALPQEPGPDRGVVFQRYSVFPHLTVLGNVLLGRELSASRYKAKLFGAARRHAIDEARRLIGEVGLSGAEGKYPAQLSGGMQQRLALAQALIMKPKVLLLDEPFGALDPGIRAEIHTLMKRLWHETQMTVVMVTHDMREAFTLATRVVAFERKRDRPEEKERYGATITKDISIWPPRLAGAPSIFSPDRDGPVISLGLRRDDPASSPSGEKP from the coding sequence ATGAGCGAGTTGGTGATCGAAAAGGTTTGGAAGGAATATGGCGACCAGATCGTCCTCGAGGATGTGTCGCTGACCGTCGCTTCGCGCGCCTTCGTCGCTCTTGTCGGCCCGTCCGGCTGTGGCAAGTCGACTTTCCTGCGCATGCTGCTCGGCCAGGAGCGACCAACGCGAGGGACGATCCTGCTGGACGGCGAAGCGCTGCCGCAGGAGCCGGGGCCGGATCGCGGCGTCGTCTTCCAGCGCTACTCCGTCTTCCCGCATCTGACGGTCCTCGGAAACGTGCTGCTCGGGCGGGAACTCTCGGCGTCCCGCTACAAGGCCAAGCTTTTCGGCGCCGCCCGCCGCCACGCCATCGACGAAGCCCGGCGGCTGATCGGCGAAGTCGGTCTTTCCGGCGCCGAGGGCAAATATCCGGCGCAGCTTTCAGGCGGCATGCAGCAGCGCCTGGCGCTGGCGCAGGCGCTGATCATGAAGCCGAAGGTGCTGCTGCTCGATGAGCCCTTCGGTGCGCTCGATCCCGGCATCCGCGCCGAAATCCACACATTGATGAAGCGCCTCTGGCACGAAACGCAGATGACCGTCGTCATGGTGACGCACGACATGCGCGAGGCCTTCACGCTGGCGACGCGCGTCGTCGCCTTTGAGCGCAAGCGTGACCGCCCGGAAGAAAAGGAGCGCTACGGCGCGACGATCACCAAGGACATTTCGATCTGGCCGCCGAGGCTTGCCGGCGCGCCTTCCATCTTCAGCCCCGACCGGGACGGCCCGGTCATTTCTCTGGGCCTTCGCCGGGACGACCCGGCTTCCAGTCCGTCAGGAGAAAAACCATGA
- a CDS encoding urea amidolyase associated protein UAAP2 — MTDFIKTSASRSLENAVQDHFIAAEAPWSGIVRKGQTIRIEDSYGQQAIDTLFYRADDFAERYSNQDTMRAQGGAYIGTGTKIISNEGNVMLVMTADSCGRHDTSAGACSCESNTVRFGHGTKYLHACRDNFVLEVTKHGMSKRDIVPNINFFMNVPIKPNGEMTIVDGISAPGDYVELVAEMDVLCVISNCPQINNPCNGFDPTPVRVLIWDGED; from the coding sequence ATGACCGATTTCATCAAGACTTCCGCTTCGCGCAGCCTCGAAAACGCCGTGCAGGATCATTTCATCGCGGCCGAAGCGCCATGGTCCGGCATCGTGCGCAAGGGCCAGACGATCCGCATCGAGGACAGCTACGGCCAACAGGCAATCGATACGCTGTTTTATCGTGCCGATGACTTTGCCGAGCGTTATTCCAACCAGGATACGATGCGGGCGCAAGGTGGCGCCTATATCGGCACCGGCACGAAGATCATCTCGAACGAAGGCAACGTTATGCTTGTCATGACGGCCGACAGCTGCGGCCGGCATGATACGTCGGCCGGCGCCTGCTCCTGCGAGAGCAACACGGTGCGCTTTGGCCACGGCACCAAATACCTGCATGCCTGCCGCGACAATTTCGTGCTCGAGGTGACAAAACACGGCATGAGCAAGCGCGACATCGTGCCGAACATCAATTTCTTCATGAACGTGCCGATCAAGCCGAACGGCGAGATGACCATCGTCGACGGCATCTCCGCGCCCGGCGACTATGTCGAACTGGTGGCGGAGATGGACGTGCTCTGCGTCATCTCCAACTGCCCGCAGATCAACAATCCCTGCAACGGCTTCGATCCGACGCCGGTCCGGGTGCTGATCTGGGACGGCGAGGACTGA
- a CDS encoding urea amidolyase associated protein UAAP1: MMHVRRSPEEIAANRQRYEEHQKKGLEFAPTALPAPSPLPAPALDAAAIIHQETVPGGWYWSTALKRGEALRIDQGEGGSTVALVAWNATDTSERLNLVDTVKVQWTTALGKGRVIFSDMGRVMFSLIEDSSGAHDCLMGGSTAASNAARYPGVKTRNTRDNLVLVAGKLGLTRRDIPAILNLFAPVRVDDDGGFHWRGKLSNSGDYAELRAEMDMIVGFSNCPHPLDPDPVYAPKPVIVTRFRAPALAVDDLSRTATAEALRGFENNVSMLA; the protein is encoded by the coding sequence ATGATGCATGTCAGACGATCGCCCGAGGAGATCGCTGCCAATCGGCAGCGTTATGAGGAACATCAGAAGAAGGGGCTGGAATTTGCCCCGACGGCCTTGCCGGCGCCGAGCCCCCTTCCCGCCCCCGCACTCGATGCGGCTGCGATCATCCATCAGGAAACCGTCCCCGGCGGCTGGTACTGGTCGACCGCGCTGAAGCGCGGCGAGGCGCTCCGCATCGATCAGGGCGAAGGCGGATCGACCGTGGCGCTCGTCGCCTGGAACGCTACTGATACGAGCGAACGGCTCAATCTCGTCGATACGGTCAAGGTGCAGTGGACGACTGCCCTCGGCAAGGGCCGTGTCATCTTCTCGGACATGGGCCGGGTGATGTTTTCGCTGATCGAGGATAGTTCCGGCGCCCATGACTGCCTGATGGGCGGCTCGACGGCAGCTTCGAACGCTGCAAGATATCCTGGCGTCAAGACCCGCAACACCCGCGACAATCTCGTGCTCGTCGCCGGCAAACTCGGTCTCACCAGGCGCGATATTCCTGCGATTCTCAATCTCTTCGCCCCGGTCCGCGTCGACGATGACGGTGGCTTCCACTGGCGCGGCAAGCTTTCCAACAGCGGCGACTATGCCGAGCTGCGCGCCGAGATGGACATGATCGTCGGCTTCTCCAATTGCCCGCATCCGCTCGACCCCGACCCGGTCTATGCGCCGAAGCCGGTGATCGTCACGCGCTTTCGCGCGCCCGCACTTGCAGTCGATGACCTCTCGCGCACCGCGACCGCCGAAGCCCTTCGCGGCTTTGAGAACAACGTCTCGATGCTGGCCTGA
- a CDS encoding helix-turn-helix domain-containing protein has protein sequence MNLAESKVGTRAIYQPGASSIEGLPTALQMFHAHPPVMAMPHWHAQVEVNYVMRGTVHYRMSDHEFRLNAGEMCLFWGGQPHQMDESSDDSLYAGAHLPLVYFFRLRLPISVSSRLMKGETLLTSATDAADNENFTRWFRYANSGDAAKAQHAVDELLLRIERIALEPYSMTSQAVISLEGDHPHPHSSRSVARMCDFIAANFLHDIDSVDIARAADLHPKYAMNLFKRSTGMTLSKYVTLLRLSRAQAMLMSEGANVLQVAMDSGFGSISAFNKSFRHIAGMSPSDFRRDIRLVTTVPAGAFRN, from the coding sequence ATGAATTTGGCGGAAAGTAAGGTCGGCACACGTGCAATCTATCAGCCCGGCGCGAGCAGCATCGAGGGTTTGCCGACAGCGCTGCAGATGTTTCATGCCCATCCGCCTGTAATGGCCATGCCGCACTGGCATGCGCAGGTCGAGGTCAACTACGTGATGCGCGGCACCGTGCATTACCGGATGAGCGATCACGAATTCCGGCTGAACGCCGGCGAGATGTGCCTCTTCTGGGGTGGTCAGCCGCATCAGATGGACGAATCCTCAGATGATTCGCTCTATGCCGGCGCCCATCTGCCGCTCGTCTATTTCTTCCGGCTGCGCCTGCCGATCAGCGTTTCCAGCCGGCTTATGAAGGGTGAGACGCTGCTGACCTCGGCAACGGATGCCGCCGACAACGAGAACTTCACCCGCTGGTTCCGCTATGCCAACTCCGGCGATGCCGCCAAGGCCCAGCATGCTGTGGACGAGCTGCTGCTGCGCATCGAGCGGATCGCGCTCGAACCTTATTCGATGACGTCGCAGGCCGTCATCAGTCTCGAAGGCGATCATCCGCACCCGCATTCCTCGCGCAGCGTCGCGCGCATGTGTGATTTCATCGCCGCCAATTTCCTGCACGACATCGATTCGGTCGATATCGCCCGCGCCGCCGACCTGCATCCGAAATATGCGATGAACCTGTTCAAGCGATCGACCGGCATGACGCTCAGCAAATATGTGACGCTGCTGCGGCTGTCGCGCGCCCAGGCGATGCTGATGAGCGAGGGCGCCAACGTGCTGCAGGTGGCGATGGACAGCGGCTTCGGCTCGATCAGCGCCTTCAACAAATCCTTCCGCCATATCGCCGGCATGTCGCCGTCGGACTTCCGCCGCGATATCCGGCTGGTGACGACGGTCCCGGCCGGGGCCTTCCGGAACTAG
- a CDS encoding ABC transporter permease codes for MRWINTRPSRGAQLALTLLPFVLLIVAYTFGSAARLAENANDKLLPGLAGFADAIDRLAFIADPRTGQYLLWSDTGASLIRLLAGLGISTVTALVVGMLIGMLPYLRALLSPFVAVISMVPPLALLPILFIAMGLGEASKIALIVIGVAPTMIRDLALKALELPREQIVKAETLGGSSWQIGLRVVLPQILPRLITCLRLQLGPAWLFLIAAEAISSDSGLGYRIFLVRRYLSMDIIFPYVVWITLLAVIMNYILDRIRIAVFPWSELEKQA; via the coding sequence ATGCGCTGGATCAACACGAGGCCGAGCCGGGGCGCACAGCTTGCCTTGACGCTGCTGCCCTTCGTGCTGCTGATCGTTGCCTATACTTTCGGCTCGGCCGCACGGCTGGCGGAAAACGCCAACGACAAGCTGCTGCCAGGTCTTGCCGGTTTTGCCGATGCGATCGACCGCCTGGCCTTCATCGCCGATCCGCGCACCGGCCAATACCTGCTCTGGTCCGATACGGGGGCGAGCCTGATCCGCCTGCTTGCCGGCCTCGGCATCTCCACAGTCACGGCGCTCGTCGTCGGCATGCTGATCGGCATGCTGCCTTATCTCCGAGCCCTGCTCTCTCCCTTCGTCGCCGTTATCTCGATGGTGCCGCCGCTGGCGCTGCTGCCGATCCTCTTCATCGCCATGGGGCTTGGCGAAGCCTCGAAGATCGCTCTCATCGTCATCGGCGTTGCGCCGACGATGATCCGTGACCTTGCGCTGAAGGCGCTGGAACTGCCGCGCGAACAGATCGTCAAGGCTGAAACGCTCGGCGGCTCTTCCTGGCAGATCGGCCTTCGTGTGGTGCTGCCGCAGATCCTGCCGCGGCTGATCACCTGCCTCAGGCTTCAGCTCGGTCCCGCCTGGCTGTTCCTGATCGCCGCCGAGGCGATTTCGTCGGATTCCGGTCTCGGCTACCGCATCTTCCTCGTCCGCCGCTATCTCTCGATGGACATCATCTTTCCCTATGTCGTCTGGATCACGCTGCTCGCCGTGATCATGAATTATATCCTCGATCGCATCCGCATCGCTGTTTTCCCCTGGTCTGAGCTGGAGAAGCAGGCATGA
- a CDS encoding putative urea ABC transporter substrate-binding protein: MQTFSKILSITALTASLALGLVSQAKAEQKTDFKVAWSIYVGWMPWGYAADHGIVKKWADKYGIKIEVTQFNDYVESMNQYTAGAFDAVTLTNMDGLSIPAAGGVDTTAVIVGDFSNGNDAVILKDKASLADIKGQNVNLVEFSVSHYLLARALESIKLTERDVKVVNTSDADMVAAYKTADVTAVVTWNPLVSTILEDPTAKKVFDSSQVPGEIIDLMVANSGVLKDNPNFGKALAGIWYETAALLTADSADGKAAREAMGQASGTDLKGFESQLAATKLFAKPSDAVAFTASGSLPKTMDLVRNFLFEKGLLGNGAPSADVIGIEMPDGKILGDSGNVKLRFTETYMKAAADGSL; this comes from the coding sequence ATGCAGACTTTTTCGAAGATTCTATCGATTACCGCACTGACGGCGTCCCTGGCGCTCGGGCTCGTTTCCCAAGCCAAGGCCGAACAGAAGACCGACTTCAAGGTTGCCTGGTCGATCTACGTCGGCTGGATGCCCTGGGGTTATGCCGCTGATCACGGCATTGTCAAGAAATGGGCCGACAAATACGGCATCAAGATCGAGGTGACCCAGTTCAACGACTACGTCGAATCGATGAACCAGTATACCGCCGGCGCCTTCGACGCCGTGACGCTGACCAACATGGACGGTCTGTCGATCCCGGCCGCCGGCGGCGTCGATACCACGGCCGTGATTGTCGGCGACTTTTCGAACGGCAATGATGCCGTCATCCTCAAGGACAAGGCGAGTCTTGCCGACATCAAGGGACAGAACGTCAATCTCGTCGAATTTTCCGTCTCGCATTACCTGCTCGCTCGCGCGCTCGAAAGCATCAAGCTGACCGAGCGCGACGTGAAAGTGGTCAACACCTCCGACGCCGATATGGTCGCCGCTTATAAGACGGCTGACGTGACTGCGGTCGTCACCTGGAACCCGCTGGTCTCAACCATCCTCGAGGATCCCACGGCCAAGAAGGTCTTCGACAGCTCGCAGGTGCCGGGCGAGATCATCGACCTGATGGTCGCCAATTCCGGCGTGCTGAAGGACAATCCGAATTTCGGCAAGGCGCTCGCCGGCATCTGGTATGAAACCGCAGCACTGCTGACTGCCGACAGTGCCGACGGCAAGGCTGCGCGCGAGGCGATGGGCCAGGCATCGGGCACCGATCTCAAGGGCTTCGAATCCCAGCTTGCCGCAACCAAGCTGTTTGCCAAGCCGTCCGATGCCGTTGCCTTCACCGCCTCGGGCAGCCTGCCGAAGACAATGGATCTCGTCCGCAACTTCCTGTTCGAAAAAGGCCTGCTCGGCAATGGCGCGCCGTCCGCCGACGTCATCGGCATTGAAATGCCTGATGGCAAGATCCTCGGCGATAGCGGCAACGTCAAGCTGCGCTTCACCGAGACCTACATGAAGGCCGCCGCCGACGGTTCGCTCTGA